The following are encoded in a window of Pan troglodytes isolate AG18354 chromosome 4, NHGRI_mPanTro3-v2.0_pri, whole genome shotgun sequence genomic DNA:
- the BHMT2 gene encoding S-methylmethionine--homocysteine S-methyltransferase BHMT2 isoform X1, translated as MAPAGRPGAKKGILERLESGEVVIGDGSFLITLEKRGYVKAGLWTPEAVIEHPDAVRQLHMEFLRAGSNVMQTFTFSASEDNMESKWEDVNAAACDLAREVAGKGDALVAGGICQTSIYKYHKDEARIKKLFRQQLEVFAWKNVDFLIAEYFEHVEEAVWAVEVLKESDRPVAVTMCIGPEGDMHDITPGECAVRLVKAGASIVGVNCRFGPDTSLKTMELMKEGLERAGLKAHLMVQPLGFHTPDCGKEGFVDLPEYPFGLESRVATRWDIQKYAREAYNLGVRYIGGCCGFEPYHIRAIAEELAPERGFLPPASEKHGSWGSGLDMHTKPWMRARARREYWENLLPASGRPFCPSLSKPDF; from the exons ggGATTTTGGAGCGCCTGGAGAGTGGGGAGGTTGTGATTGGAGATGGCAGCTTTCTCATTACTCTGGAGAAGAGAGGCTACGTGAAGGCTGGGCTCTGGACTCCAGAGGCAGTGATAGAACACCCAGACGCAG TTCGTCAACTTCACATGGAATTCTTGAGAGCAGGATCAAATGTCATGCAGACTTTTACCTTTTCTGCCAGTGAGGACAATATGGAAAGCAAG TGGGAAGATGTAAATGCTGCTGCCTGTGACCTCGCCAGGGAAGTGGCTGGCAAAGGTGATGCTTTGGTAGCAGGGGGGATCTGCCAGACATCAATATACAAATACCACAAGGATGAAGCTagaattaaaaaactttttcGACAACAGCTAGAAGTTTTTGCCTGGAAAAATGTGGACTTCTTGATTGCAGAG TATTTTGAGCATGTTGAAGAAGCTGTGTGGGCTGTGGAAGTCTTAAAAGAATCAGATAGACCCGTGGCAGTTACCATGTGCATAGGCCCAGAGGGAGACATGCATGATATAACCCCCGGAGAATGTGCTGTGAGGCTGGTGAAGGCAG GGGCTTCCATCGTTGGCGTGAACTGCCGCTTTGGGCCCGACACCAGCTTGAAGACGATGGAGCTCATGAAGGAGGGTCTTGAGCGGGCAGGGCTAAAAGCGCACCTCATGGTGCAGCCTCTGGGGTTCCACACACCTGACTGTGGCAAAGAGGGGTTTGTGGATCTCCCAGAATATCCCTTTG GACTGGAGTCCAGAGTTGCCACCAGATGGGATATTCAAAAATACGCCAGAGAGGCCTACAACCTGGGGGTCAGGTACATTGGCGGGTGCTGTGGATTTGAGCCCTACCACATCAGGGCAATTGCAGAGGAGCTGGCCCCAGAAAGGGGCTTTTTGCCACCAGCTTCAGAAAAACACGGCAGCTGGGGAAGTGGTTTGGACATGCACACCAAACCCTGGATGAGAGCAAg GGCTCGAAGGGAGTATTGGGAGAATCTGCTGCCAGCTTCAGGCAGACCTTTCTGTCCTTCGCTGTCAAAGCCAGACTTCTAA
- the BHMT2 gene encoding S-methylmethionine--homocysteine S-methyltransferase BHMT2 isoform X2: MEFLRAGSNVMQTFTFSASEDNMESKWEDVNAAACDLAREVAGKGDALVAGGICQTSIYKYHKDEARIKKLFRQQLEVFAWKNVDFLIAEYFEHVEEAVWAVEVLKESDRPVAVTMCIGPEGDMHDITPGECAVRLVKAGASIVGVNCRFGPDTSLKTMELMKEGLERAGLKAHLMVQPLGFHTPDCGKEGFVDLPEYPFGLESRVATRWDIQKYAREAYNLGVRYIGGCCGFEPYHIRAIAEELAPERGFLPPASEKHGSWGSGLDMHTKPWMRARARREYWENLLPASGRPFCPSLSKPDF, translated from the exons ATGGAATTCTTGAGAGCAGGATCAAATGTCATGCAGACTTTTACCTTTTCTGCCAGTGAGGACAATATGGAAAGCAAG TGGGAAGATGTAAATGCTGCTGCCTGTGACCTCGCCAGGGAAGTGGCTGGCAAAGGTGATGCTTTGGTAGCAGGGGGGATCTGCCAGACATCAATATACAAATACCACAAGGATGAAGCTagaattaaaaaactttttcGACAACAGCTAGAAGTTTTTGCCTGGAAAAATGTGGACTTCTTGATTGCAGAG TATTTTGAGCATGTTGAAGAAGCTGTGTGGGCTGTGGAAGTCTTAAAAGAATCAGATAGACCCGTGGCAGTTACCATGTGCATAGGCCCAGAGGGAGACATGCATGATATAACCCCCGGAGAATGTGCTGTGAGGCTGGTGAAGGCAG GGGCTTCCATCGTTGGCGTGAACTGCCGCTTTGGGCCCGACACCAGCTTGAAGACGATGGAGCTCATGAAGGAGGGTCTTGAGCGGGCAGGGCTAAAAGCGCACCTCATGGTGCAGCCTCTGGGGTTCCACACACCTGACTGTGGCAAAGAGGGGTTTGTGGATCTCCCAGAATATCCCTTTG GACTGGAGTCCAGAGTTGCCACCAGATGGGATATTCAAAAATACGCCAGAGAGGCCTACAACCTGGGGGTCAGGTACATTGGCGGGTGCTGTGGATTTGAGCCCTACCACATCAGGGCAATTGCAGAGGAGCTGGCCCCAGAAAGGGGCTTTTTGCCACCAGCTTCAGAAAAACACGGCAGCTGGGGAAGTGGTTTGGACATGCACACCAAACCCTGGATGAGAGCAAg GGCTCGAAGGGAGTATTGGGAGAATCTGCTGCCAGCTTCAGGCAGACCTTTCTGTCCTTCGCTGTCAAAGCCAGACTTCTAA